Proteins encoded within one genomic window of Zootoca vivipara chromosome 12, rZooViv1.1, whole genome shotgun sequence:
- the BFSP2 gene encoding phakinin, with product MPFTRRRASFLGQQPSTSAAESASTGSRRVSIGGAGSLSRPSGVYVGIVPTGGVSSLGTRVSRRALGISSVFLQGLRSSCSTVPLPQGLERGRGLSYESLNGCLVDYIEKVRALEQVNQELEDRIRVYLNKKSSSANNWGALRESWETIYHQVSMKTSGKKDKENKENKEFLMPVIRTQLRCRVGDAVMENARLMLQTENIQACAEDVKDRYENEQPFRKAVEDEINSLYKVIDDANLTKVDLESQIENMKEELTLLSKNHEEDVKMLYKQLAVSPLEELDTPIGTGLDDILDKIRIHWEKDIERNRIETGALLHTKQATETAPSVRTQEEELVESLRVEFHETACKIQSLQAETESLRTLKRGLENSLYDAKHWHDIELQNLGSVITKLEAEVGEIRAETEQQQRDRETLLSIKTQLEKDITAYHCLLDKEESS from the exons ATGCCCTTCACAAGACGCAGGGCTTCCTTTCTGGGGCAGCAGCCCTCTACTTCTGCAGCGGAGAGTGCGAGCACCGGCAGCCGTAGGGTTAGCATTGGTGGGGCAGGCAGCCTTTCAAGGCCGTCGGGGGTTTATGTGGGAATTGTGCCAACAGGAGGTGTCAGCAGCCTGGGCACCCGGGTGTCCCGCAGAGCTCTGGGTATAAGCAGCGTCTTCTTACAAGGCCTCCGTAGCTCTTGCTCAACTGTCCCATTGCCCCAGGGGCTGGAAAGAGGACGGGGCCTATCTTACGAGAGCCTGAATGGGTGCCTGGTGGACTACATTGAAAAGGTGAGAGCTTTAGAGCAGGTCAACCAGGAGCTCGAAGACCGCATCCGAGTTTACCTGAACAAGAAATCTTCCAGCGCCAACAACTGGGGAGCCCTGAGAGAGAGCTGGGAGACCATCTACCACCAAGTGAGTATGAAAACTTCTGGCAAGAAAGACAAAGAGAACAAAGAGAACAAAGAGTTTCTAATGCCAGTGATAAGAACACAGCTTCGTTGTAGG GTCGGCGATGCAGTCATGGAAAATGCCCGGCTTATGTTACAGACAGAAAATATTCAAGCCTGTGCTGAAGACGTTAAGGACAG GTATGAAAATGAGCAACCGTTCCGAAAGGCAGTGGAAGATGAAATTAATTCTCTCTATAAAGTGATTGATGATGCTAATTTGACCAAGGTGGACCTGGAGAGCCAGATCGAAAACATGAAAGAAGAATTAACTTTACTGTCAAAGAATCATGAAGAG GATGTCAAGATGCTTTACAAGCAGCTTGCTGTCTCACCACTGGAAGAACTAGATACTCCCATTGGAACAGGCCTGGATGACATACTGGATAAAATCCGGATTCATTGGGAGAAAGATATTGAAAGGAACCGTATTGAGACTGGCGCCTTGCTCCACACCAAG CAAGCCACAGAAACAGCACCTTCTGTACGGACACAAGAGGAGGAACTGGTTGAATCCCTGAGGGTAGAGTTTCATGAAACAGCTTGCAAAATccaaagcctgcaagcagagaCTGAATCACTGAGAACTCTG AAGAGAGGTTTGGAGAACTCCCTCTATGATGCCAAGCACTGGCATGACATAGAGCTTCAGAATTTAGGTTCTGTCATCACCAAACTGGAAGCAGAAGTAGGAGAAATCCGAGCGGAGACTGAACAGCAGCAGAGGGATCGCGAAACTCTGCTGTCCATTAAAACACAGCTGGAGAAAGATATCACTGCGTATCACTGCCTTCTAGACAAAGAAGAGAGCAG CTGA